One genomic region from Spirulina subsalsa PCC 9445 encodes:
- a CDS encoding CHAT domain-containing tetratricopeptide repeat protein, whose protein sequence is MFQEFQLSVTPLGQDHYLVRTEKVASGVPLAEEQVHWVVEDWLQQAGQLMDDPMFRLLQDQDSLATEFLFITGQLPPDGGEVSPSLVALGQQLYDALLQGSLRDSWMMAQAIAHNQRSVLRFRLGLKGSRLLRLPWEVLHEGSRDTGNGVFRPLSTGPDIAFSRYQIGTALGCDRFSLPPRPQPPLRVLMAIASPEDQDSLALHQEALQLQTELQSPDPDIPPNIELTLLEQPGRAELTQALEQGNYQVFHYAGHSNLGESGGDVYLVSRTTGLTEKLYGQDLAGLLVNNGIQLAVFNSCRGTDTALNPNEDKQTNLAQALVNRGIPAVLAMAERIPDEVALAFTRLFYRNLDQGYPIDLSLSRARQGLISAYGSNQLYWALPVLYLHPEFNGVLIPSPALPDPFDLEDPDDLPLGFLTGDEEEMDEEDYLEDDPYLEDLDPLETEEEDEEFLADLVATARVASREQEEEMLRPAKAESDEEDLSFIQDVLSETPSVVTPPPPVTLPPTETPEAPPPSRFPLAGFWGGMLAMVLMFGGVVWIWGRIYYPNVFSNPLEALLSGQDPVDPEDLDFRAVSTEQLTSFAIEQFNQGNLETGAIAVETLLERNVLSHGASVLAGVKPEQRDTPEILFLLGRLAWQSVQIGDSRYSVSDARRYWSSAIQKAPEKVKYHNALGFAYYAEGNYDQANQTWYDALELLDSQMVGGGDEGMDRVTLNTYAGLALGLQKLAENQTGDARTTLLNKAYKLRQTVMNEDPLGFQVDRLAQDWLWTESAIADWQSLASLD, encoded by the coding sequence ATGTTTCAGGAATTCCAACTTTCCGTTACGCCTTTGGGTCAGGATCACTATCTGGTACGCACGGAAAAGGTTGCATCGGGTGTTCCCCTCGCGGAGGAACAAGTCCACTGGGTCGTTGAGGATTGGTTACAACAAGCAGGACAGTTGATGGATGATCCTATGTTCCGCTTGTTGCAAGATCAGGATTCTCTGGCGACGGAGTTTTTATTTATTACGGGACAATTGCCTCCTGATGGGGGGGAGGTGAGTCCGAGTTTGGTGGCCTTGGGACAACAGCTTTATGATGCGCTGTTGCAGGGGAGTTTGCGGGATAGTTGGATGATGGCTCAGGCGATCGCCCATAATCAACGGTCGGTGTTACGTTTTCGGCTGGGTCTGAAGGGATCCCGGCTGTTGCGTTTGCCTTGGGAGGTGTTACATGAGGGCAGTCGGGACACGGGAAATGGGGTCTTTCGTCCTTTGTCTACAGGGCCCGATATTGCCTTTTCCCGTTACCAAATTGGGACGGCGTTGGGGTGCGATCGCTTCAGTTTACCCCCAAGACCTCAGCCTCCCCTACGGGTGTTAATGGCGATCGCTAGTCCCGAGGATCAAGACAGTCTCGCCCTACACCAAGAAGCCCTACAGCTACAAACGGAACTGCAAAGCCCGGACCCTGATATCCCCCCTAATATTGAACTGACGCTGCTAGAACAACCGGGACGGGCTGAATTAACCCAAGCATTAGAACAAGGGAACTATCAAGTATTTCACTATGCCGGACATAGCAATTTAGGGGAGTCGGGGGGGGATGTGTATTTAGTCAGTCGCACGACGGGACTCACGGAAAAACTCTATGGTCAAGATTTGGCCGGGTTGTTGGTCAATAATGGGATACAACTGGCGGTGTTTAACTCTTGTCGGGGGACGGATACGGCTTTAAACCCCAATGAAGACAAGCAAACAAATTTAGCTCAGGCTTTGGTCAATCGGGGGATTCCGGCGGTGTTGGCGATGGCGGAGCGTATCCCGGATGAGGTGGCCTTGGCCTTCACGCGGTTATTCTACCGCAACCTTGACCAAGGGTATCCTATTGATTTAAGCCTCAGTCGCGCTCGACAGGGGTTAATTTCGGCCTATGGGTCAAACCAACTCTATTGGGCGCTGCCTGTCCTCTATTTGCACCCGGAGTTTAATGGGGTCTTGATTCCTTCTCCTGCACTGCCGGATCCCTTTGATTTGGAAGATCCTGATGATCTGCCCTTGGGGTTTTTGACGGGGGATGAGGAGGAGATGGACGAGGAGGATTATTTAGAGGATGACCCTTATTTGGAGGATTTGGATCCCCTAGAAACGGAGGAGGAGGATGAGGAATTTTTAGCGGATTTGGTGGCTACGGCACGGGTGGCCTCTCGGGAGCAAGAGGAGGAGATGTTACGTCCGGCCAAGGCTGAGAGTGATGAGGAGGATTTGAGTTTTATTCAGGATGTGCTGAGTGAAACGCCGTCGGTGGTGACTCCTCCCCCTCCTGTCACTCTTCCCCCAACGGAAACACCCGAGGCACCCCCTCCCTCCCGTTTTCCTCTGGCGGGTTTCTGGGGGGGGATGTTGGCGATGGTGTTAATGTTTGGGGGGGTGGTCTGGATTTGGGGGCGGATTTATTACCCTAATGTGTTTTCTAATCCGTTGGAGGCCTTACTAAGTGGGCAGGATCCGGTGGATCCCGAGGATTTAGATTTTAGGGCAGTGAGTACGGAACAGTTGACGAGCTTTGCTATTGAGCAGTTTAATCAGGGGAATCTGGAGACGGGGGCGATCGCCGTAGAAACCCTATTAGAGCGCAATGTGTTGAGTCATGGGGCTTCGGTGTTGGCTGGAGTGAAACCGGAACAACGGGACACTCCAGAAATTCTGTTTTTATTGGGTCGTTTAGCTTGGCAGTCGGTGCAGATTGGGGATAGTCGTTACAGTGTATCCGATGCGCGGCGCTATTGGTCTAGTGCGATTCAGAAGGCCCCTGAGAAAGTGAAGTATCACAACGCTCTCGGGTTTGCTTACTATGCGGAGGGGAATTATGATCAAGCGAATCAGACTTGGTATGATGCCCTAGAGTTGTTGGATTCCCAAATGGTGGGAGGTGGGGATGAGGGGATGGATCGGGTAACGCTGAACACCTACGCGGGATTGGCGTTAGGATTACAAAAGCTGGCGGAAAATCAAACGGGGGATGCTCGGACAACGCTGCTCAATAAGGCCTACAAGTTGCGTCAAACGGTGATGAATGAAGATCCTTTGGGGTTTCAGGTGGACCGATTAGCCCAAGATTGGTTATGGACGGAATCGGCGATCGCAGACTGGCAGAGTTTGGCTTCTCTGGACTAG
- the dndC gene encoding DNA phosphorothioation system sulfurtransferase DndC encodes MTPVQTSLFPPRGVTEFLDDIKFLSEEIQEFYLLDQIPWVIGYSGGKDSTALLQLVWYAIADLPIEKRIKHIDVITTDTRVENPIVSAWVRKSLAQIELAAKEQNMPISANLLQPPPETTYWSALIGKGYPAPRQKFRWCTGRLKIDPSNNFIRDVVRKNGETVLLLGTRKTESANRAAIMKKREETRFQERLCPNPSLPNSKLYTPIEAWRTDEVWLYLMQWENPWGHSNKDLFEMYRGSTADNECPLVVDTSTPSCGNSRFGCWVCTLVDSDKSLSAMIKNDHEKEWLQPLIDFRLELDIRNDRDKRDFRRLHGRVELFERNVNGEISVEPIPGPYTKYWREHWLRRVLQAQETIRNTAPDDMKDITLITTEELSEIRRIWVEEKYEFDDSVPRIYKEVTGKTFVDPRPGADEHSILGPDEWATLADICGEDAMHLELMSKLLGTERKYYTKARRSGILGDLEKCFETSSRSKEEAIQHAHYKWDIKQAIEAEDMTKLKDTLARAEAIPPRNNWADVKFGSSEKN; translated from the coding sequence ATGACACCTGTTCAGACATCCCTGTTTCCGCCACGTGGCGTTACAGAGTTTCTCGATGACATTAAATTTTTATCCGAAGAAATTCAAGAGTTCTATCTTCTTGATCAAATTCCTTGGGTTATTGGTTATAGTGGTGGTAAAGATTCAACAGCATTGTTACAGCTTGTTTGGTATGCAATCGCAGATTTGCCAATAGAGAAACGAATCAAACATATTGACGTTATTACCACTGATACAAGAGTGGAGAACCCAATAGTTTCAGCCTGGGTGCGTAAGTCGTTAGCCCAAATTGAATTAGCGGCTAAAGAGCAAAATATGCCAATTTCTGCTAACCTTTTGCAGCCACCACCAGAAACGACTTACTGGAGTGCATTAATTGGAAAAGGTTATCCTGCTCCTCGTCAAAAGTTTAGATGGTGTACTGGTAGACTAAAAATTGATCCATCGAACAATTTCATAAGAGATGTAGTTCGTAAAAATGGCGAAACTGTTTTACTACTAGGGACTCGTAAAACGGAAAGTGCTAACCGTGCTGCAATTATGAAGAAACGAGAAGAGACTAGATTCCAAGAGCGTTTATGTCCTAATCCCAGCTTGCCAAATTCAAAACTTTATACTCCCATTGAAGCATGGAGAACTGATGAGGTCTGGTTATATCTAATGCAATGGGAAAACCCTTGGGGACATAGTAATAAAGATTTATTTGAAATGTATCGAGGTTCAACCGCAGATAATGAATGTCCTTTAGTTGTTGATACATCTACTCCTAGTTGTGGAAATTCCCGCTTTGGTTGTTGGGTTTGTACCTTAGTTGATAGTGACAAATCGTTATCAGCCATGATAAAAAATGATCATGAAAAAGAATGGCTACAACCTTTAATTGACTTTCGCTTAGAACTCGATATCCGAAACGACCGAGATAAAAGGGACTTTCGGCGCTTACATGGACGAGTGGAACTATTTGAGCGGAATGTTAACGGTGAAATATCGGTCGAACCAATTCCGGGGCCTTATACCAAATATTGGCGAGAACATTGGCTGCGACGAGTCCTACAAGCACAAGAAACTATCCGAAATACTGCCCCTGATGATATGAAAGACATCACCTTAATCACAACGGAAGAATTGAGCGAAATTCGACGGATTTGGGTCGAAGAAAAGTACGAATTTGATGATAGTGTCCCCCGCATTTATAAAGAAGTCACAGGAAAAACTTTTGTAGATCCTCGCCCGGGTGCTGATGAACATAGTATCCTCGGCCCCGACGAATGGGCAACTCTCGCGGATATCTGTGGGGAAGATGCCATGCACCTTGAACTGATGAGCAAACTACTAGGAACTGAACGAAAATATTACACAAAAGCGCGTAGGTCAGGCATCCTAGGCGACCTTGAAAAATGCTTTGAAACCTCTTCCCGTTCTAAGGAAGAGGCCATCCAACACGCTCATTATAAATGGGATATTAAACAAGCGATTGAAGCAGAAGATATGACTAAACTAAAAGACACCCTCGCCCGCGCTGAGGCCATCCCCCCTCGTAATAACTGGGCTGACGTAAAATTTGGGTCTTCTGAGAAGAATTAG